In a single window of the Elaeis guineensis isolate ETL-2024a chromosome 4, EG11, whole genome shotgun sequence genome:
- the LOC105044024 gene encoding la-related protein 1C, whose amino-acid sequence MASAADPSSTSHSPRSARPSRGPSSPWSHVLRGDPESAASAAAAATPSSSPPPAAPILSLEPSDRSLAVPPENVASSSGTAPQSSMPSGTSEHGSNGNAAASASSSAAAANRGKKPAWQRPSNGWIEVDPVMEASWPPLSLSTKAFPKSSSSDTSKGSSDIPISTPPGPVISTPSPKRNSNNINLNSTPDLVVPPARQKPNKRGSGGGGSSSGTPANGIPALQSLPPASAVAAQITPAKQTTQEPSPRDVPNKNSGNSNWEHGTGGGGFTPQQHGGNDHHRGYGGNRRGGGSASHHGSFGSRRDQERGNYEWNHRGFSNRDASVQQHQQRGVRPYPRPPPPVAPPPFIGPPPPVRPFVNPIGYPDIPPVYYVAAPPPPETLRGLPFVAHPAAPPAMFFPPIDPQRAMLLKQINYYFSTENLCKDIFLRQNMDEQGWVPISLIAGFNRVKQLTNSKQYILDTVRLSDVVELQGEKIRKRNDWMNWVLTPSPNHFGTVSGMQYPATSDYDALVAQLQTVGLEEASNHSSMGGSTHTGVFLSRSASGSLNNQLQVAGSHSGDGNGQVTGHINSDYSKPGRSLVRSDTL is encoded by the exons ATGGCCTCCGCCGCCGATCCCTCCTCCACCTCTCACTCCCCTCGCTCCGCCCGCCCCTCGCGCGGCCCCTCCTCCCCATGGTCCCACGTCCTCCGCGGCGATCCCGAGTCCGCCgcttccgccgccgccgccgcgacGCCCTCTTCTTCCCCGCCTCCAGCCGCCCCGATCCTCTCTCTGGAGCCATCCGATCGCTCCCTTGCGGTGCCACCCGAGAACGTGGCCTCATCGTCCGGTACCGCTCCTCAGTCCTCGATGCCATCGGGTACCTCCGAGCATGGGAGCAACGGTAATGCTGCGGCCTCCGCGTCCTCCTCCGCCGCCGCGGCCAACCGAGGAAAGAAGCCTGCCTGGCAAAGGCCATCCAACGGCTGGATCGAGGTCGACCCTGTCATGGAGGCTTCCTGGCCCCCTCTCTCCCTGTCCACCAAGGCCTTCCCCAAATCGTCGTCCTCCGATACTTCGAAGGGCTCTTCCGATATACCAATCTCTACTCCCCCG GGACCTGTGATATCAACTCCTTCTCCAAAGCGGAATTCGAACAATATAAACCTCAATTCAACCCCAGACCTTGTGGTTCCTCCTGCCCGCCAGAAACCCAACAAGCGTGGCAGCGGCGGTGGCGGCAGTAGCAGTGGTACACCGGCCAATGGTATACCGGCATTGCAATCGCTGCCACCGGCTTCGGCCGTGGCGGCTCAGATCACCCCGGCCAAACAGACTACCCAAGAACCATCTCCCAGAGACGTCCCCAACAAAAACAGCGGCAACAGCAACTGGGAGCATGGCACCGGGGGCGGTGGTTTCACACCTCAGCAACATGGTGGAAATGATCACCACCGGGGTTACGGTGGCAACCGGAGGGGTGGCGGCAGTGCGTCCCACCACGGCAGTTTTGGGAGCCGACGGGATCAGGAGCGTGGGAACTATGAGTGGAATCATCGAGGTTTTAGCAACAGGGATGCCAGCGTGCAGCAGCACCAGCAGCGGGGTGTTCGACCGTACCCCAGACCGCCCCCGCCGGTCGCACCACCGCCGTTCATTGGCCCACCTCCTCCAGTCCGACCTTTTGTGAATCCTATCGGCTACCCTG ATATTCCTCCTGTGTATTATGTCGCGGCACCCCCACCTCCTGAGACTCTCAGGGGTTTGCCTTTTGTTGCTCATCCAGCAGCACCCCCTGCAATGTTTTTCCCACCGATAGATCCTCAGCGTGCTATGTTACTGAAACAGATAAACTACTACTTCAG TACTGAAAATTTGTGCAAAGATATTTTCTTGCGGCAGAACATGGACGAGCAGGGCTGGGTTCCTATATCCTTGATTGCTGGATTCAACAGA GTCAAGCAATTAACAAATAGCAAACAGTATATTTTGGATACTGTACGGCTGTCAGATGTTGTGGAATTACAG GGTGAGAAAATAAGGAAGCGTAACGATTGGATGAATTGGGTGCTGACCCCATCCCCCAATCATTTTGGAACTGTTTCTGGTATGCAGTATCCTGCAACATCGGACTATGATGCTCTGGTGGCTCAGTTGCAAACTGTTGGACTTGAGGAGGCATCTAACCACAGTAGCATGGGGGGCTCAACTCATACTGGGGTATTTCTTAGCAGATCAGCATCTGGGAGTTTGAATAACCAGTTGCAGGTGGCGGGCAGTCATAGTGGAGATGGAAATGGCCAAGTCACTGGACACATCAATTCAGATTATTCCAAGCCAGGAAGAAGTTTAGTCAGGAGTGACACATTATAG
- the LOC105044023 gene encoding probable aquaporin PIP2-6, with protein sequence MSKEVSEEAAHPSAKDYTDPPPAPLLDMGELRLWSFYRALIAEFVATLLFLYVTIATVIGYKVQSQNDQCGGVGVLGIAWAFGGMIFILVYCTAGISGGHINPAVTFGLFLARKVSLVRALLYMVAQCAGAICGVGIVKGIMKHPYNSLGGGANEVAPGYSKGTALGAEIIGTFVLVYTVFSATDPKRNARDSHIPVLAPLPIGFAVFMVHLATIPITGTGINPARSFGAAVIYNQGKAWDDQWIFWVGPFVGALAAAAYHQYILRAAAIKALGSFRSNPHN encoded by the exons atgtcGAAGGAGGTGAGCGAGGAGGCGGCGCATCCATCGGCGAAGGACTACACGGATCCACCTCCGGCGCCGCTGCTGGACATGGGGGAACTCCGGCTTTGGTCCTTCTACCGGGCCCTGATCGCCGAGTTCGTGGCCACCCTCCTGTTCCTCTACGTCACCATCGCCACCGTCATCGGCTACAAGGTCCAGTCACAGAACGACCAGTGCGGCGGCGTCGGCGTCCTCGGCATCGCCTGGGCCTTCGGCGGCATGATCTTCATCCTCGTCTACTGCACCGCCGGCATCTCTG GGGGTCATATTAACCCGGCGGTGACGTTCGGGCTGTTTCTGGCGAGGAAGGTGTCGCTGGTGAGGGCGTTGCTGTACATGGTGGCGCAGTGCGCGGGGGCCATCTGCGGGGTGGGCATCGTCAAGGGGATCATGAAGCACCCCTACAACTCCCTCGGCGGGGGAGCCAACGAGGTCGCTCCCGGCTACTCCAAAGGCACCGCCCTCGGCGCCGAGATCATCGGCACCTTCGTCCTCGTCTACACCGTCTTCTCCGCCACCGACCCCAAGCGCAACGCCCGTGACTCCCACATCCCG GTCTTGGCTCCACTTCCCATCGGGTTCGCGGTCTTCATGGTGCACCTGGCCACCATTCCCATCACTGGGACCGGCATCAACCCGGCCAGGAGCTTCGGAGCTGCTGTCATCTACAACCAGGGCAAGGCCTGGGATGACCAG TGGATCTTCTGGGTGGGACCGTTCGTGGGGGCGTTGGCCGCGGCGGCGTACCACCAATACATCCTAAGAGCGGCGGCCATCAAGGCTCTGGGTTCCTTCAGGAGCAACCCCCACAACTGA